A genomic segment from Blastopirellula marina encodes:
- a CDS encoding PH domain-containing protein produces the protein MKQAIAGLSLSSQQESTALIVWPSVSATKIGQFLGRLYTNKTGVSFFSVGNLFVLLSIPVAIPLYLWNVLPVVGTRYRITNRHVNVERGVQGVMERQIALDAFDQIEVRQQPGQAWFRSADLVFFQGEEEVFWLPGVPYPEGFRTACQKASMTYRGFKEIHARQASDV, from the coding sequence ATGAAACAAGCCATCGCTGGGCTTTCACTCAGTTCTCAACAAGAGTCGACGGCATTGATTGTCTGGCCGTCTGTATCGGCGACAAAGATCGGGCAGTTTCTCGGTAGGCTGTATACGAACAAAACTGGCGTTTCTTTTTTCAGCGTGGGCAATCTGTTTGTGTTGCTGTCGATTCCCGTCGCCATTCCTCTTTACCTCTGGAATGTCTTACCGGTAGTGGGAACGCGATATCGGATCACCAACCGTCACGTAAATGTCGAGCGGGGCGTGCAGGGGGTTATGGAGCGACAGATCGCGCTCGATGCGTTTGATCAGATCGAAGTTCGTCAGCAGCCTGGTCAGGCTTGGTTTCGATCTGCCGATCTCGTTTTCTTTCAGGGGGAAGAAGAAGTCTTCTGGCTGCCTGGGGTCCCCTACCCCGAAGGCTTTCGCACGGCGTGCCAGAAAGCATCGATGACCTATCGCGGGTTCAAAGAGATCCACGCCCGTCAGGCTAGTGACGTTTGA
- a CDS encoding ferrochelatase, translating into MIKPPYDALLVLSFGGPEKPDDVIPFLENVLRGRNVPRERMLEVAEHYYHFGGKSPINDQNRALIEALNSELTSHNIPLPIYWGNRNWYPLLPDTIQQMYDDGHRKVLVFVTSIFSSYSGCRQYREDIQRALHELNLAEEMSLDKIRTFYNHPDFIETMADRVRDAIGELPEEGSDQRKVLFTAHSIPNAMAATCAYEKQLTESSRLISEAVGIEDWSLVYQSRSGPPQQPWLEPDVCDVIQEIADQNSARQVVIVPVGFVSDHMEVIYDLDDEAAKLSQKVGITMARAKTAGTHPTFVSMIRKLIEERLGMITEREAIGNFDPSHDVCPVDCCKYEPRRPAPGPPTE; encoded by the coding sequence ATGATCAAGCCACCCTACGATGCTTTGCTCGTCCTTTCTTTCGGCGGCCCCGAGAAACCGGACGACGTGATTCCCTTTCTGGAAAATGTTCTTCGCGGTCGCAACGTTCCACGAGAACGGATGCTAGAGGTCGCCGAACACTACTATCACTTTGGCGGCAAGAGCCCGATCAACGACCAGAACCGAGCGTTAATCGAGGCACTGAACTCGGAACTTACTTCGCACAACATCCCCCTTCCCATCTACTGGGGAAATCGCAACTGGTATCCATTGCTACCTGATACCATTCAGCAGATGTACGACGACGGCCACCGCAAGGTACTGGTCTTTGTGACCTCCATTTTCAGCTCCTACTCGGGCTGTCGTCAGTACCGTGAAGACATTCAACGAGCCTTGCATGAACTGAACTTGGCCGAGGAGATGTCGCTCGACAAAATACGGACGTTCTACAATCACCCCGACTTTATCGAAACGATGGCCGATCGCGTTCGCGACGCTATCGGCGAACTGCCCGAAGAGGGTTCCGACCAGCGGAAAGTGCTGTTCACCGCACACAGCATCCCAAACGCGATGGCCGCCACTTGCGCCTACGAGAAACAGCTAACTGAAAGCTCTCGCTTGATCTCGGAAGCCGTGGGAATTGAGGATTGGTCGCTTGTTTACCAAAGCCGGAGCGGCCCTCCGCAACAACCATGGCTCGAACCGGACGTATGTGATGTCATTCAAGAAATCGCCGATCAAAATTCAGCACGCCAGGTCGTGATTGTGCCGGTTGGCTTTGTCTCAGATCACATGGAAGTTATCTACGACCTGGATGACGAGGCCGCCAAACTATCTCAGAAAGTTGGTATCACGATGGCCCGGGCCAAGACTGCCGGAACCCATCCAACGTTTGTGAGCATGATCCGCAAGCTGATCGAGGAACGCCTTGGTATGATTACCGAACGGGAAGCGATCGGCAACTTTGACCCGTCCCACGATGTCTGCCCGGTCGACTGCTGCAAATACGAACCGCGTCGACCTGCCCCTGGTCCACCAACGGAGTAA
- the csrA gene encoding carbon storage regulator CsrA, which translates to MLVLSRKKNESIVINNDITIVVVEIRGDKVRLGVEAPKEVPVHRREVYDAIKRNESGQSATDASANLESE; encoded by the coding sequence ATGCTGGTATTATCGAGGAAGAAAAACGAAAGCATTGTCATCAATAACGACATCACCATTGTCGTTGTTGAAATTCGTGGTGATAAGGTTCGCCTTGGGGTCGAAGCCCCAAAGGAAGTACCTGTACACCGCCGCGAGGTATACGATGCGATCAAACGCAATGAGAGCGGACAGTCGGCCACGGATGCGTCGGCCAACCTGGAATCGGAATAA
- a CDS encoding NuoI/complex I 23 kDa subunit family protein: MLSWWKNLIRAITTVVQGLGVTLRVWKSTYDPARKTFTEHFEYPELPAQVAPRYRGFHRFDVTTCIGCDQCAKACPVDCIYIGKERVENGKGFRLTHFTIDYTKCMFCALCVEPCPVDCIFMGGTLDLSSYSRDGALVDYSRLPIDVAWGRATLNPTAVAESKAVLRPVHGGPAEQTG, encoded by the coding sequence ATGCTTAGTTGGTGGAAAAATCTGATTCGCGCGATCACAACGGTTGTACAGGGTCTTGGGGTGACGCTTCGGGTTTGGAAATCGACGTACGATCCAGCTCGAAAAACATTTACCGAGCACTTCGAGTATCCCGAGCTACCTGCGCAAGTGGCTCCCCGCTACCGGGGGTTTCATCGCTTTGATGTCACCACCTGTATTGGTTGCGACCAGTGTGCCAAGGCTTGTCCGGTCGACTGCATCTACATCGGCAAAGAACGTGTCGAGAACGGCAAGGGTTTTAGGCTAACGCACTTCACCATTGATTACACCAAGTGCATGTTCTGTGCTTTGTGTGTTGAACCGTGTCCGGTCGATTGCATTTTCATGGGAGGCACACTCGACTTGAGTTCCTACAGCCGCGATGGTGCCTTGGTGGACTACTCTCGTTTGCCGATTGATGTTGCCTGGGGGCGAGCCACCTTGAATCCAACCGCTGTGGCGGAATCTAAAGCAGTCCTGCGCCCTGTCCACGGCGGTCCTGCCGAGCAAACCGGCTAG
- a CDS encoding NADH-quinone oxidoreductase subunit A, translating to MSLSTTIVAYLILFTVAGFGFVLVNLLLGSILRPKNPHEEKLEIYECGEPTIGSSFVQFDLRFYVVALLFIIFDVEVAFFFPWAVVFGKSTQLAKPETPAIVEMEDGTRVIGPGYAGLMTELGLPVGEEELLASKDVAASNAQARSAAAKLVWTCVADIMVFFAVLMVGFAYVWKRGDLDWVRSMSGHARTRTKSKSSWQESTQVASTP from the coding sequence ATGAGTTTATCCACCACGATTGTCGCGTACCTGATCCTGTTCACTGTGGCAGGCTTCGGTTTCGTGTTGGTGAATCTCTTGCTGGGAAGCATTCTCCGGCCGAAGAATCCGCACGAAGAAAAGCTCGAGATCTATGAGTGTGGCGAGCCGACGATCGGTTCGAGCTTTGTTCAGTTTGATCTGCGATTCTACGTGGTTGCTCTGTTGTTCATCATCTTCGATGTCGAAGTCGCGTTTTTCTTTCCCTGGGCGGTCGTCTTTGGGAAGTCAACTCAGCTCGCCAAACCGGAAACACCTGCGATTGTCGAAATGGAAGATGGCACCCGTGTGATTGGTCCGGGATACGCAGGCCTGATGACGGAGCTTGGTTTGCCGGTCGGTGAAGAGGAGCTTCTAGCATCAAAGGACGTTGCCGCCAGCAACGCCCAGGCCCGTTCGGCTGCTGCAAAACTAGTTTGGACGTGCGTAGCGGACATCATGGTCTTTTTTGCGGTTCTGATGGTCGGTTTCGCGTACGTTTGGAAGCGAGGGGATCTCGACTGGGTGCGCTCGATGTCCGGGCATGCGCGCACACGTACTAAATCAAAATCAAGCTGGCAGGAATCGACTCAGGTGGCCTCAACTCCTTAG
- a CDS encoding NADH-quinone oxidoreductase subunit C — translation MIDEPFVEKLKQRFGDKVVGANLENVDPWIEVSPTGLVEVCRYLKEESSIAFDYLNSICVVDYCETDPKKAAKAKWQPHLEVVYHVSSIRHKTTGTMKVMLSRWKDAIEGQIPELPSVTSVWKTADWHEREVYDLSGVLFIGHENLRRILCPEDWVGHPLRKDYVMPLEYHGIRGR, via the coding sequence ATGATTGACGAGCCCTTCGTAGAGAAACTCAAGCAACGTTTCGGCGATAAGGTCGTAGGTGCGAATCTCGAGAACGTCGATCCCTGGATCGAAGTGTCGCCAACTGGTTTAGTGGAAGTGTGTCGTTATCTCAAGGAAGAGTCTTCGATCGCGTTTGACTACCTGAATTCGATTTGCGTTGTCGACTACTGCGAGACCGATCCCAAGAAAGCCGCCAAGGCAAAGTGGCAGCCACACTTAGAGGTCGTTTATCACGTTTCCAGTATTCGTCATAAAACGACTGGCACCATGAAGGTAATGCTATCGCGTTGGAAGGATGCAATCGAAGGACAAATTCCTGAATTGCCGTCGGTTACCAGTGTCTGGAAAACGGCTGATTGGCACGAACGTGAGGTATACGATCTATCCGGCGTTCTGTTTATTGGGCACGAGAATTTGAGACGGATTTTGTGCCCTGAAGACTGGGTAGGGCACCCGCTTCGCAAGGATTATGTCATGCCGCTCGAGTATCACGGAATCCGTGGACGCTAG
- a CDS encoding NADH-quinone oxidoreductase subunit D: MSNANQSEIIELDVRTDEMLVNMGPQHPSTHGVLRLVLRTDGEVVSEAVPHIGYLHRCAEKIGENLTPRQFIPYTDRMDYLAGMNMNLGWSLAVEKLLDYDLPEKVRHTRVMIAELNRIASHLVGMGTYGLDLGTFSPFLYAFREREKILDLLEWVCGARLTYSYITPGGVTADLPFDWIDKCSHFLDQFEPQIPDYHTLLTTNAIFIKRTTGIGVMSADMAIAYGCSGPVLRGSGVDHDLRRDGEPRYRAMYEGYDFEVIVERDGSYPTDQVYPSVPDEAVLGDCWHRFYVRMLEVIQAIKLIRQGMDFYRKSSGDWGTPIKLATKLPPGEAYLETECPRGQMGFYVVSDGGDSIPRRVRARSSCFSNLSVVEELCRGGLIADIPAIVGSLDIVMGEIDR; this comes from the coding sequence ATGTCCAACGCGAATCAATCCGAAATCATTGAACTCGATGTTCGCACCGACGAGATGTTGGTGAATATGGGGCCGCAGCATCCCAGCACGCATGGTGTGTTACGGCTTGTCTTGCGCACCGATGGCGAGGTTGTCTCGGAGGCGGTACCCCATATCGGATACCTGCATCGCTGCGCGGAAAAAATCGGCGAGAACCTCACGCCGCGGCAGTTCATTCCTTACACCGACCGGATGGATTATCTGGCCGGTATGAACATGAACCTTGGCTGGTCATTGGCTGTGGAAAAGCTGCTTGACTACGACCTGCCAGAAAAAGTGCGACATACCCGCGTGATGATTGCGGAATTGAATCGCATCGCCAGTCACCTGGTGGGAATGGGAACCTACGGGCTCGATTTGGGGACCTTCAGCCCATTTCTGTACGCGTTCCGCGAGCGAGAGAAGATTCTCGATCTGTTGGAATGGGTCTGCGGTGCGCGGCTAACCTATAGCTATATCACCCCAGGGGGCGTGACGGCCGATTTGCCTTTCGACTGGATCGATAAGTGCAGCCATTTTCTGGATCAGTTCGAGCCTCAGATTCCGGACTATCACACGCTTTTGACAACGAACGCCATTTTCATCAAACGGACCACGGGCATTGGGGTTATGTCGGCCGACATGGCGATTGCCTATGGCTGTTCAGGGCCGGTGCTGCGCGGGTCTGGCGTCGATCATGATCTTCGCCGAGATGGCGAGCCTCGCTACCGGGCAATGTACGAGGGATACGATTTCGAGGTGATCGTCGAAAGAGACGGTAGCTACCCGACGGATCAGGTTTATCCCTCCGTGCCGGATGAGGCTGTGCTGGGCGATTGTTGGCACCGGTTCTACGTGCGGATGTTAGAAGTGATTCAGGCGATCAAATTGATCCGCCAGGGGATGGATTTTTATCGGAAGTCGAGCGGCGACTGGGGAACGCCCATCAAGCTGGCAACCAAGCTGCCGCCTGGCGAGGCCTATCTTGAGACGGAGTGCCCTCGTGGGCAGATGGGATTCTATGTCGTATCCGATGGGGGCGACTCGATTCCTCGCCGGGTCAGGGCTCGCAGTAGCTGTTTCAGTAATCTTTCGGTTGTCGAAGAACTCTGCCGTGGTGGCTTGATCGCCGACATTCCAGCGATCGTTGGTTCGCTGGATATTGTGATGGGGGAAATCGATCGTTGA
- a CDS encoding HupE/UreJ family protein gives MNFRKALLAGCWVVVISSTAFAHPQHGLSGSSLGAGFSHPWFGLDHLLAMIAVGLLSVQIGGKAIWILPATFLGMMVVGGTIGMNGVQVQFVEYGIALSVVALGVALALGMAYPIVSAAIFLGVFGLMHGHAHGIEMPAMADAVWYASGVVGATALLHLVGIAVGLSVKNSRRWAPSLRLSGVAISLVGVCLLLGVL, from the coding sequence ATGAATTTTCGGAAAGCTTTGTTGGCAGGATGTTGGGTTGTGGTCATTTCATCAACCGCCTTTGCTCATCCGCAGCATGGTCTTTCAGGCAGTAGCTTGGGAGCAGGCTTCTCACACCCATGGTTTGGTTTAGATCATCTTCTGGCGATGATCGCTGTTGGGCTTTTAAGTGTGCAGATAGGTGGGAAAGCGATTTGGATACTTCCGGCAACGTTCCTGGGCATGATGGTCGTTGGTGGCACTATTGGCATGAATGGAGTGCAGGTTCAATTTGTTGAGTATGGGATCGCACTTTCGGTGGTTGCTCTCGGTGTTGCTTTGGCCTTGGGGATGGCATATCCAATTGTCTCTGCCGCCATCTTTCTCGGAGTATTTGGTTTGATGCACGGCCATGCTCACGGAATCGAGATGCCTGCAATGGCCGATGCTGTGTGGTATGCGTCTGGGGTTGTTGGTGCTACCGCACTACTCCATTTGGTCGGGATTGCTGTTGGATTGAGCGTGAAGAATAGTCGGCGTTGGGCACCTTCACTTCGTCTGTCTGGAGTGGCAATCTCGCTGGTTGGAGTCTGTTTGCTTTTGGGTGTGCTGTAG
- the nuoH gene encoding NADH-quinone oxidoreductase subunit NuoH: protein MGEFFAGWFPAGWEFLGYTVAALIQAFLLVNVIALGAFVFIWAERKVSGRIQDRLGPTRTGGAFGWLQSLADGIKLLSKEDLMPKDADPILFKLAPYVAFAASFSAFMALPFASGWVALHLNIGLFFLIAVLGLEVFGVILAGYSSGSKWSLFGAMRQAAQVVSYEVPLGLCVIVPLMICGTMDLVAIGDQQRGLFTNWLIFHDPFIFVVFWIYFTCAVASVNRAPFDLAEAESELVAGFLTEYSGMRWSLFFMAEYGSMILVSALAAILFFGGWNGPIPIFSALMDWYPDYLGNCWWFSSIANLFGVLCLLVKASIGVIAMMWVRWTFPRLRVDQVITMCLKYCVPIAAVCLLGVMFWTALDVPFFNDLLPAQERSLVREGWYKTGEKQADALLESLSSSADEEGEVE from the coding sequence GTGGGAGAGTTCTTCGCAGGTTGGTTTCCTGCAGGATGGGAATTCCTGGGGTACACGGTCGCCGCGCTGATTCAAGCCTTCTTGCTGGTCAATGTGATCGCTCTGGGTGCGTTTGTGTTCATCTGGGCCGAACGGAAGGTCTCTGGCCGTATTCAAGATCGCCTGGGGCCAACTCGCACTGGTGGGGCATTTGGGTGGCTTCAATCGCTGGCCGACGGGATTAAGCTTCTTTCAAAAGAAGACTTGATGCCCAAGGATGCTGATCCCATCCTGTTCAAATTGGCACCCTATGTGGCGTTCGCCGCCAGCTTCTCCGCGTTCATGGCCCTCCCCTTCGCTTCAGGGTGGGTGGCTTTGCATTTGAACATCGGTCTGTTCTTTCTGATCGCCGTCTTGGGATTGGAAGTCTTCGGCGTGATCTTGGCAGGGTACTCGTCAGGGTCGAAGTGGTCGCTGTTCGGTGCAATGCGGCAAGCGGCCCAGGTTGTCAGCTATGAAGTGCCGTTGGGTCTCTGCGTGATCGTTCCCCTGATGATCTGCGGAACGATGGACCTGGTTGCTATTGGCGATCAGCAGCGAGGTTTGTTCACCAATTGGCTGATCTTCCACGATCCCTTCATCTTTGTCGTGTTCTGGATTTACTTTACGTGTGCGGTTGCTAGTGTGAATCGAGCTCCATTCGACCTGGCAGAAGCCGAAAGTGAGCTGGTGGCCGGCTTTCTCACCGAGTACTCTGGCATGCGTTGGAGCCTGTTCTTCATGGCCGAATACGGCTCGATGATTTTGGTCTCGGCCTTGGCGGCGATCCTATTCTTTGGCGGCTGGAATGGCCCGATCCCCATTTTCAGCGCTCTGATGGATTGGTACCCCGACTACCTTGGCAATTGCTGGTGGTTCAGTTCAATCGCTAATCTGTTTGGCGTGCTTTGCTTGCTGGTCAAGGCATCGATTGGTGTGATCGCGATGATGTGGGTGCGTTGGACGTTTCCGCGTTTGCGTGTTGACCAGGTGATTACCATGTGCCTGAAGTACTGTGTTCCGATCGCCGCCGTATGCCTATTGGGGGTAATGTTCTGGACGGCGCTGGACGTTCCCTTCTTCAACGATTTACTGCCAGCTCAGGAACGCTCTTTGGTACGCGAGGGTTGGTATAAGACCGGCGAGAAGCAAGCCGATGCGCTGCTTGAATCGCTGTCGTCGTCAGCAGACGAGGAAGGAGAAGTCGAGTGA
- a CDS encoding NADH-quinone oxidoreductase subunit J, with translation MTPLLAATSEVAINWHTVLFYVIASCACGFAVVVAMTNNIVRMAFALIVCLAATSGLLFLAGAYFVGAMQLMIYVGGTVVLLIFGVMLTAQKAFITMRTPAGDWILGLLVGGALLAILVQLVFLIPQWQSSDYQSVVDAQLLAFAEELNSQQARGEEITAAQRRKLELMAAKASEGMPQRTGEIGLALVGVRADKIESEETGLAGYLLPFEIVSVHLLVVLVGAAFLARAKRHHHGGDHQ, from the coding sequence GTGACTCCACTTCTCGCGGCCACTAGCGAAGTAGCGATCAACTGGCACACGGTGTTGTTTTATGTCATCGCCTCGTGTGCCTGTGGTTTTGCCGTCGTCGTGGCCATGACGAACAACATCGTGCGGATGGCGTTTGCCTTGATTGTCTGTCTGGCGGCAACCAGCGGCTTGCTGTTTCTTGCCGGAGCCTATTTCGTTGGTGCGATGCAACTGATGATCTATGTCGGTGGAACGGTCGTGCTGTTGATCTTCGGCGTGATGCTCACGGCGCAAAAGGCGTTCATTACCATGCGAACCCCTGCTGGCGACTGGATATTGGGGCTATTGGTGGGCGGTGCCTTGCTGGCCATTTTGGTGCAGCTTGTATTTCTCATTCCACAGTGGCAAAGCTCGGACTATCAGTCTGTCGTCGATGCGCAGTTGCTGGCTTTCGCGGAAGAACTCAATAGTCAACAGGCACGCGGGGAAGAGATTACCGCGGCGCAGCGACGCAAATTAGAGCTTATGGCGGCCAAAGCCAGTGAAGGAATGCCGCAGCGGACAGGCGAGATTGGCCTGGCGCTCGTAGGTGTGAGAGCGGATAAGATTGAAAGCGAAGAAACGGGCTTAGCAGGCTACTTGCTTCCCTTTGAGATTGTTTCGGTTCACTTGCTGGTAGTGCTGGTCGGGGCCGCATTCCTGGCCCGGGCTAAACGGCATCATCACGGAGGCGATCACCAGTGA
- the nuoK gene encoding NADH-quinone oxidoreductase subunit NuoK, with amino-acid sequence MSFLTEPIGLSHFLAVGAFLFVTGVLCMATKRNALGILMGIELVLNGAIVNFVGFASPYFRDETLGLDGHLIAIFVIVLAAAEAAVALAIALNFYNNHATIDVDRADELKG; translated from the coding sequence GTGAGCTTTTTGACCGAACCCATCGGATTGTCTCACTTCCTGGCGGTCGGAGCATTTCTGTTCGTGACCGGCGTGCTGTGCATGGCAACGAAGCGAAATGCCTTGGGTATATTGATGGGCATCGAGTTGGTCCTTAATGGAGCGATCGTCAACTTCGTGGGATTTGCGAGTCCTTACTTCCGCGACGAGACCTTGGGTCTCGATGGGCATCTGATAGCGATATTCGTCATCGTTTTGGCAGCAGCGGAAGCAGCAGTTGCCCTGGCGATAGCCCTGAACTTTTACAATAACCATGCGACTATAGACGTCGATCGCGCGGATGAACTAAAAGGTTAA